ACCGTTGAGGATTCAACCCATGTCTGACCTGATGAAGAATGCCAAACTTGCTGCAAAAACTCACCCCGATCATCGCACTGTCATCGCCCTATCCCCTACGGTGACCGTTGGCGGGTCGGAACTATTAATTGTAGGTGGCCCCTGTGCCGTTGAGAATGCAGACCAAATGGAGGCGGTTGCGAGTCGATTGGCGATCGCCCCGGTGCAAGCGCTGCGTGGCGGCGTATACAAACCCCGCACCTCACCGTACTCCTTCCAGGGATTGGGCGAAACGGGATTGCAAATCCTTGCCCAGGTGCGCGATCGCTACGGGATGCCCGTGATTACGGAAGTAATGGCGATTTCCCAAATTGAGGCGATCGCCCGGTATGCCGATGTTCTCCAAGTGGGTAGCCGCAACATGCAGAACTTCGACCTATTGAAAGCCTTGGGACAGGTGCAAAAGCCCGTCGTGCTGAAACGAGGACTTGCGGCAACCCTGGAAGAATTCATCATGGCCGCCGAATATATCCTCAGTCACGGTAACCCCAACGTAATTCTCTGTGAACGAGGCATTCGCAGCTTCGACACCTACACTCGCAACGTGCTGGATCTCGGAGCGGTGGTTGCCCTCAAACAGTTGACCCATTTGCCCGTGATCGTGGATCCCAGCCATGCCGCAGGTAAACGGGAACTGATTGCTAACTTGGCAAAAGCCGCGATCGCCGCAGGGGCAGACGGGGTTATGATCGAGTGTCACCCGCACCCCGAACAGTCCGTATCCGATGCGCGGCAAGCGCTTTCGTTAGACGAGATGGCCTCTTTAGCAGAAACCTTGGAGGCGATCGCCATTGCTGTTGGACGCACTATTCCTGCTGGAGTTGGATCGATGCCCCCTCTCTCTTTGGTTTAGAGGCAATAACGCAGAAACCCGCAATGTCCAGAACCGATGGTGCACAGAAAGTGGGTTCACCATCGGTTAAGCCTCTAAGTCCTGTACACTAAGGGGTTGCAACGCGACCCCAAGTACCCAGCCCTATGGACAACGATATTCAACAGTTTGGCCCTGGTTTTCTGCCCACATTTCTGTACTACTTCACAGGCATGTTGGTGATTACGACCCTCATTTCTGCTCAGGTGCTCCATGTGAGCATCAGTACAGGGACGCCAATTCAGTTGGGAGTCATCGTTGGCTTAGCAGGGGGATTACTAGGTGCCGCCCGCAATCGCACGAAGGTTGTGACGTTACCGATTAAAAAACGCGATGGATTTGCAGAACAGTTGGAGGACACATTAACCGACTTGGGGTATCGCAAAATAGATACTCCCGCCCTTCCCGTGGACGATACGGTGACCGTGTACGAACCCTCCTCCGCGACAAAATGGTTTCTGGCTGGACGAGTTTACGTTCAGTTCAGCAAGAAACAGGTGACGATCGCCAGCCGTGCCTCTGTGATTAAGCGCATCCAGGCCGTCTTAGGCTGAGAACCGCAAGGGCAAATTCTCGGTTTAATATTTCAGAGAAAGCCACCGATCAAGGAGCTTTGGGCACTAAGTCCAACGTCCACTCCCCGGTACTATCATTCCAGGACGGAAACGGAGTTTGGCCGACGACGTACGGCCCCCAATAGCGCTGAGAACCGTCTAGCGAAAAGCCCATCAGGA
The Synechococcales cyanobacterium T60_A2020_003 DNA segment above includes these coding regions:
- the aroF gene encoding 3-deoxy-7-phosphoheptulonate synthase yields the protein MSDLMKNAKLAAKTHPDHRTVIALSPTVTVGGSELLIVGGPCAVENADQMEAVASRLAIAPVQALRGGVYKPRTSPYSFQGLGETGLQILAQVRDRYGMPVITEVMAISQIEAIARYADVLQVGSRNMQNFDLLKALGQVQKPVVLKRGLAATLEEFIMAAEYILSHGNPNVILCERGIRSFDTYTRNVLDLGAVVALKQLTHLPVIVDPSHAAGKRELIANLAKAAIAAGADGVMIECHPHPEQSVSDARQALSLDEMASLAETLEAIAIAVGRTIPAGVGSMPPLSLV